In Morganella morganii, the following are encoded in one genomic region:
- a CDS encoding TonB-dependent receptor plug domain-containing protein has protein sequence MRRLLSSYPVVITSVFSASLLSAPSVSAEPDDVVYVTAADDVHYEPHGYGALRQSSATKGSAALAETPQFVSVIRRDQLDTLPAESLSKALRYSAGVASEKFGGFGNSIDFSKMRGFDADYYLDGLRVAGNSGIWGAQIDSWLLS, from the coding sequence ATGCGCCGATTACTGAGTTCTTACCCTGTCGTTATTACATCTGTTTTTTCTGCCTCTTTGCTGTCTGCTCCGTCTGTTTCAGCGGAACCGGACGATGTGGTGTATGTCACCGCTGCGGATGATGTTCATTATGAGCCGCACGGTTATGGTGCCCTGCGTCAGTCCTCGGCAACAAAAGGCTCCGCCGCACTGGCGGAAACGCCGCAGTTTGTATCAGTGATCCGCCGTGATCAGCTCGATACCCTGCCGGCTGAGTCCCTCAGCAAAGCGCTGCGCTACAGCGCCGGGGTGGCCAGTGAAAAATTCGGGGGCTTCGGCAATAGCATTGATTTTTCGAAAATGCGCGGGTTTGATGCGGATTATTATCTCGACGGCCTGCGGGTCGCTGGTAACAGCGGGATCTGGGGTGCACAAATTGATTCCTGGCTGCTGTCTTGA
- a CDS encoding rhomboid family intramembrane serine protease, translating to MTKNTLNNTEQSAQSGIKIYLRNGLYFVLFLMAVQLLTTLTGGGLTALGIEPRTVNGLFGIFLAPFIHSSWGHLFSNLPPLLILSVLLMIPSVKHYIKASLFIIIVGGLLVWLFGRTAVHVGASGWIFGLWALLIYQGIFRRKPLDIIIGIVVLIYYGGMISGLFPGQQFVSVESHLSGAAAGVLFGWLQYRKQKQNNKPV from the coding sequence ATGACAAAAAATACACTGAATAACACAGAACAGTCTGCACAGAGCGGTATAAAAATCTATCTGAGAAACGGGCTGTATTTTGTGCTGTTTTTAATGGCAGTACAGTTACTGACCACACTGACCGGCGGGGGATTAACTGCGCTGGGTATTGAGCCGCGTACGGTTAACGGGCTGTTCGGTATTTTCCTTGCGCCTTTTATTCACAGCAGTTGGGGGCATTTATTCAGTAACCTGCCACCGCTGTTAATTCTCAGTGTGTTACTGATGATCCCGTCAGTGAAACATTATATTAAGGCGTCCCTGTTTATTATTATCGTCGGCGGATTACTGGTCTGGTTATTCGGGCGGACGGCCGTACATGTCGGGGCGAGCGGCTGGATATTCGGTCTGTGGGCGTTACTGATTTATCAGGGGATTTTCCGCCGCAAACCACTGGATATTATTATCGGCATTGTGGTGCTGATTTATTACGGCGGCATGATCAGCGGACTGTTTCCGGGACAGCAATTCGTCTCAGTTGAATCCCATCTGAGCGGTGCCGCCGCCGGGGTTTTATTCGGCTGGCTGCAATACCGCAAGCAGAAACAGAATAACAAACCGGTATAA
- a CDS encoding DUF1456 family protein, which produces MLNNYVLRSVRYMLDLSDAKMAEITGLAGLTVTKAQMSDWLKKEDEADYQLCDDNVTGHFLNGLIIFRRGKDESRPVPAVDARLTNNIILKKLRVAFELKDTDMADIFQRADFRVSKPEISALFRNPDHKNYRDCGDQLLRYFLKGLTSRIRG; this is translated from the coding sequence ATGCTGAATAACTATGTTCTGCGCAGTGTCCGCTACATGCTGGATCTGAGTGACGCAAAAATGGCCGAAATCACCGGACTTGCCGGATTAACTGTCACCAAAGCGCAGATGAGCGACTGGCTGAAAAAAGAAGATGAAGCGGATTATCAGCTTTGTGATGATAATGTGACCGGTCATTTTCTCAACGGACTGATTATTTTCCGCCGCGGCAAAGATGAAAGCCGCCCGGTACCGGCGGTAGATGCCCGTCTGACCAACAATATTATCCTGAAAAAATTGCGCGTTGCGTTTGAACTGAAGGATACGGATATGGCTGATATTTTTCAGCGTGCCGACTTCCGGGTGTCAAAACCGGAAATCAGCGCTCTGTTCCGCAATCCGGATCATAAAAATTACCGCGACTGCGGTGATCAGCTGCTGCGTTATTTCCTGAAAGGTCTGACATCCCGCATCCGCGGCTGA
- a CDS encoding amidohydrolase, with the protein MSLSRAFATTLLAAACSAYAADPADLMITDGTVLTMNPENTVFEHGTVVVSDGKIVAVGGPELTAKYQAKKVLDVKGDIVMPGLINTHTHGSMTVFRSLGDDVPDRLHRYIFPLENKLVSRDMVRTGANLANIEMIKGGVTTYADMYYFEDEVAKTVDKAGLRAVLGETIINFPVADAQTPEEGIAYAVRFINEYKDHPRITPAFAPHAPYTNTTENLQKIAALSEELNVPVMIHLAETDREKEEIAKRTGGKSPVQYMADIGALNNRLLAAHVIMADDNDLDLLKKYDVGVAHNISANTKSAKGVAPVTQMLEKGIRTGLGTDGPMSSNTLTTMNELNLVGKIHKLETKNRAAMPPLTVVEMATKGSARALHMDDKIGSLETGKLADIIVVDTKAPNMVPVYSPYAALVYGANGANVRHTIVDGVILMEDRQLLTVNENEIIQDAQRLAEKVRETVRASGEEVK; encoded by the coding sequence ATGTCATTGTCCCGCGCGTTTGCCACCACACTGCTTGCTGCTGCCTGCTCCGCTTATGCTGCCGACCCGGCAGATCTGATGATAACGGACGGCACTGTGCTGACCATGAACCCGGAAAATACGGTGTTTGAACACGGTACCGTGGTGGTCAGTGACGGAAAAATTGTCGCCGTCGGCGGCCCTGAGCTGACAGCGAAATATCAGGCAAAGAAAGTGCTGGATGTAAAAGGCGATATTGTCATGCCGGGGCTGATAAACACCCACACTCACGGCTCAATGACGGTTTTCCGCTCTCTCGGGGATGATGTGCCGGATCGTCTGCACCGCTATATTTTCCCGCTGGAAAATAAACTGGTTTCCCGCGATATGGTGCGCACCGGTGCCAATCTGGCCAATATCGAAATGATTAAAGGCGGCGTGACCACCTATGCGGATATGTATTATTTCGAAGATGAGGTTGCGAAGACCGTAGATAAGGCGGGTTTACGCGCCGTGCTGGGTGAGACCATCATTAATTTCCCGGTTGCGGATGCACAGACGCCGGAAGAAGGGATCGCGTATGCGGTACGCTTTATCAATGAATACAAAGATCATCCGCGCATCACACCGGCATTCGCCCCGCATGCCCCGTATACCAATACCACTGAAAACTTACAGAAAATCGCGGCACTGTCTGAAGAGCTGAATGTACCGGTGATGATCCATCTGGCGGAAACGGATCGCGAAAAAGAAGAGATAGCCAAACGCACCGGCGGGAAAAGCCCGGTACAGTATATGGCGGATATCGGCGCGCTGAATAACCGCCTGCTGGCGGCACATGTCATTATGGCCGATGATAATGACCTGGATCTGCTGAAAAAATATGATGTCGGGGTGGCACACAATATCAGTGCCAACACCAAATCCGCCAAAGGTGTGGCACCGGTCACGCAAATGCTGGAAAAAGGGATCCGCACCGGTCTCGGTACCGACGGGCCGATGTCCTCCAATACATTAACCACCATGAATGAACTCAATCTGGTCGGTAAAATCCATAAACTGGAAACCAAAAACCGCGCGGCCATGCCGCCGCTGACCGTGGTTGAAATGGCGACCAAGGGATCGGCCCGTGCACTGCATATGGATGATAAAATCGGCTCGCTGGAAACCGGAAAACTGGCAGATATCATTGTGGTGGATACCAAAGCACCGAATATGGTGCCGGTGTATAGTCCGTATGCCGCCCTGGTTTATGGCGCAAACGGCGCCAATGTCCGTCATACCATTGTTGACGGTGTGATCCTGATGGAAGACCGGCAGTTACTGACCGTCAATGAAAATGAAATTATTCAGGATGCACAGCGTCTTGCGGAAAAAGTCCGTGAAACCGTGCGCGCTTCAGGGGAAGAGGTGAAATGA
- a CDS encoding haloacid dehalogenase-like hydrolase translates to MTEKLKCALIYDFDGTLAEGDCPEHGLMPALGISDTKAFWREVKRFAKADDGDEILSYMGLLAAKAANKKSEELSIENLKKHGATIPLFPGVTEWFTRINAWAHEQGLDPEHYILSSGLDGMIRGTAIGHEFRDIFACKYHYSADGKTAQWPAQAINYTTKTQFLFRINKGIHNSWDNVAVNHFIEQEERAVQFRHMIYFGDGDTDIPAMKMVRYQGGFSLAVFDQKKWGNPETQNKVGKLIAEERANYVVPANYEEGSQLDVTVKGLLQLFRRKR, encoded by the coding sequence ATGACAGAAAAACTCAAATGTGCGCTGATTTATGATTTTGACGGCACCCTGGCTGAAGGTGATTGTCCGGAACACGGGCTGATGCCCGCATTGGGTATCAGTGACACGAAAGCATTCTGGCGGGAAGTGAAGCGGTTTGCCAAAGCAGATGACGGCGACGAAATCCTCTCCTATATGGGATTACTGGCCGCCAAGGCCGCGAATAAAAAGTCAGAGGAACTGAGTATTGAAAACCTGAAGAAACACGGTGCGACGATTCCGTTGTTTCCCGGGGTGACAGAGTGGTTCACCCGGATCAATGCCTGGGCCCATGAGCAGGGGCTGGACCCGGAACACTATATTCTGTCCAGCGGACTGGACGGTATGATTCGTGGTACGGCTATCGGCCATGAATTCCGCGATATTTTTGCCTGTAAATATCACTATTCCGCTGACGGAAAAACAGCACAGTGGCCCGCTCAGGCTATCAACTACACCACCAAAACACAGTTTTTATTCCGGATAAACAAGGGAATACATAACTCGTGGGATAATGTGGCGGTTAATCATTTTATCGAGCAGGAAGAACGCGCTGTGCAGTTCCGCCATATGATCTATTTCGGTGATGGTGATACCGATATCCCGGCCATGAAGATGGTGCGTTATCAGGGCGGTTTCTCACTGGCAGTGTTTGATCAGAAGAAATGGGGCAACCCGGAAACACAGAACAAGGTCGGCAAGCTGATCGCAGAAGAGCGGGCAAATTATGTGGTACCCGCAAACTATGAGGAAGGCAGCCAGCTGGATGTGACCGTAAAAGGACTGTTACAGCTGTTCCGCCGTAAGCGCTGA
- a CDS encoding Dyp-type peroxidase, translating into MKYQNVTDTPGENSYFLVFNLTDTPQTRETVVTLCNNLSGILRSIRNRFPKLEVSCVMGFGADAWQKLFPDAGKPRELNTFEAIKGPRFTAVSTPGDIFFHIRALNVSACYELGSIISRALSGAVTCEDEVHGFRYMDGRAIIGFVDGTENPEFEDERKEYAVIGDEDPGFAGGSYAFVQKYIHDMDAWQSLSTEDQEKVIGRHKFNDVELTDEQKIPGSHNVVTNIQDEEGNDLKIVRANMPFSNPAKNEHGTYFIGYARYFSTTRRMLENMFAGKETGATDELLKFSTAVTGTLFFIPSPAMLDDVE; encoded by the coding sequence ATGAAATACCAAAATGTGACTGACACGCCCGGTGAGAATTCCTATTTCCTCGTTTTTAATCTGACAGATACCCCGCAAACGCGGGAGACGGTTGTTACGCTGTGTAATAACCTGTCCGGTATTCTGCGCAGCATCCGTAACCGCTTTCCGAAACTGGAAGTCAGTTGTGTGATGGGCTTCGGGGCGGATGCGTGGCAAAAACTGTTTCCGGATGCGGGCAAACCCCGTGAACTGAATACTTTTGAAGCAATTAAGGGACCGCGCTTTACCGCCGTATCCACCCCCGGTGATATCTTCTTTCATATCCGCGCCCTGAATGTGTCCGCCTGTTACGAGCTGGGCTCTATTATCAGCCGTGCTCTGAGCGGTGCAGTGACCTGTGAGGATGAAGTTCACGGTTTCCGTTATATGGACGGACGCGCAATTATCGGCTTTGTCGACGGGACAGAAAACCCGGAATTTGAGGATGAGCGCAAAGAGTATGCGGTTATCGGCGACGAAGATCCGGGATTTGCCGGCGGCAGCTATGCCTTTGTGCAGAAATACATTCACGATATGGATGCCTGGCAGAGCCTGAGCACCGAAGATCAGGAAAAAGTCATCGGCCGTCATAAATTCAATGATGTCGAACTGACCGATGAGCAGAAAATCCCCGGCTCCCACAATGTGGTGACCAATATTCAGGACGAAGAGGGCAATGACCTGAAAATAGTCCGCGCCAATATGCCGTTCTCCAACCCGGCCAAAAATGAGCACGGTACCTATTTTATCGGCTACGCCCGTTATTTCTCCACCACCCGGCGGATGCTGGAAAATATGTTTGCCGGAAAAGAAACCGGTGCCACCGATGAATTACTGAAATTCAGTACCGCCGTGACCGGTACACTGTTCTTTATTCCGTCACCGGCCATGCTGGATGATGTTGAATAA
- the yegD gene encoding molecular chaperone encodes MFIGFDYGTSNCSVAVMKEDTPVLLPLEGDNVYIPSTLCAPTRESVSEHLFRHRDILPSDNTGEQLLRRSIAFNREESIELVPEDILFGQAALELYLNDPRDVYYVKSPKSFLGASGLHDVQISFFEDLVCAMMANIKSQAERSTQETITETVIGRPVNFHGLGGETANQQAEAILLRAAKRAGFQQITFQFEPVAAGLEYESVLNTDQTVLVVDIGGGTTDCSLIRMGPGYRGQADRTGSLLAHSGQRVGGNDLDIYLAFKQLMPLFGMNSRAASGIEMPLMQFWNPIAINNVEAQKEFYSRQNLTLLQQLKRDAAEPEKLLRLLEVYNQSLGYSIVRRAEEAKIALSASPEYRAAIRLLSETLETDISAAEMEESISSPKDKMISLVNDAVQQGGATPDAIFITGGSGRSPVLCRAIEAQLPGIPVVRGNDFGSVTAGLARWGEICFK; translated from the coding sequence ATGTTTATTGGTTTTGATTACGGAACATCCAACTGCTCAGTGGCAGTGATGAAAGAGGACACTCCGGTGTTATTACCGCTGGAGGGGGATAATGTCTATATTCCGTCCACCCTGTGTGCACCGACACGCGAATCCGTCTCCGAACACTTATTCCGTCACCGCGATATTCTGCCGTCAGATAATACCGGCGAACAGTTATTGCGCCGCTCTATCGCCTTTAACCGCGAAGAAAGTATTGAGCTGGTGCCGGAGGATATTTTGTTCGGCCAGGCTGCGCTGGAACTCTATCTTAATGATCCGCGTGACGTGTATTACGTCAAATCCCCGAAATCCTTTCTCGGCGCCTCAGGGCTGCATGATGTGCAAATCAGCTTCTTTGAGGATCTGGTCTGCGCCATGATGGCGAATATCAAATCTCAGGCAGAGCGTTCAACACAGGAAACTATCACCGAAACGGTGATCGGCAGACCGGTTAACTTCCACGGACTGGGCGGCGAAACCGCCAATCAGCAGGCGGAGGCCATTCTTCTGCGGGCGGCAAAACGTGCCGGTTTTCAGCAGATTACCTTTCAGTTTGAACCGGTGGCGGCCGGGCTGGAATATGAGTCGGTACTGAATACGGATCAGACGGTGCTGGTGGTGGATATCGGCGGCGGTACCACCGACTGCTCACTCATCCGCATGGGGCCGGGTTACCGGGGTCAGGCCGATCGCACCGGCAGTCTGCTGGCACACAGCGGGCAGCGGGTCGGCGGAAACGATCTTGATATCTATCTGGCCTTTAAACAGCTGATGCCGCTGTTCGGGATGAACAGCCGCGCGGCTTCCGGTATCGAAATGCCGCTGATGCAATTCTGGAACCCGATCGCCATTAATAATGTGGAAGCACAGAAAGAGTTCTACTCCCGTCAGAATCTCACACTGTTACAGCAACTGAAGCGGGATGCGGCAGAGCCGGAAAAACTGCTGCGTCTGCTGGAAGTGTATAACCAGAGCCTGGGTTACAGCATTGTCCGCCGGGCGGAAGAGGCAAAAATCGCGCTTTCCGCCTCACCGGAATACCGTGCGGCAATCCGCCTGCTCAGTGAAACGCTGGAGACAGACATCAGTGCGGCGGAGATGGAAGAATCGATTTCCTCCCCGAAAGATAAAATGATTTCCCTGGTGAATGATGCAGTGCAGCAGGGCGGCGCAACGCCGGATGCTATCTTTATCACCGGCGGATCAGGCCGGTCGCCGGTGTTATGCCGCGCGATTGAGGCACAATTACCGGGTATTCCGGTGGTCAGAGGAAACGATTTCGGCTCGGTAACCGCCGGTCTGGCACGCTGGGGCGAAATTTGTTTTAAATAA
- a CDS encoding TetR/AcrR family transcriptional regulator: MNKHTEHDTREHLLATGERLCLQRGFTGMGLSELLKTAGVPKGSFYHYFRSKELFGVALLERYYEDYLERLTGHFEHGPGNYRDRFLAYYGDILKNACQHSRIQGCLTVKLSAEVCDLSEDMNAAMDKGVSKVIALLAQTLENGRKENSLMFQGDAQHAAQVFYSLWLGANLQAKISRSTAPLESALAHVETLITAPE; this comes from the coding sequence ATGAACAAACACACTGAACATGATACCCGCGAACATCTTCTGGCTACCGGCGAACGCCTGTGTCTTCAGCGCGGCTTTACCGGCATGGGGCTGAGTGAGCTGCTGAAAACGGCCGGGGTGCCGAAGGGCTCGTTTTATCACTATTTTCGCTCCAAGGAATTATTCGGCGTAGCTCTGCTGGAACGCTATTACGAAGATTACCTGGAACGCCTGACCGGTCATTTTGAGCACGGCCCCGGGAATTACCGTGATCGCTTTCTCGCGTATTACGGCGATATTCTGAAAAATGCCTGTCAGCACAGCCGTATTCAGGGCTGTCTGACGGTCAAATTATCCGCCGAAGTGTGTGATTTATCGGAAGATATGAATGCCGCGATGGATAAGGGCGTCAGTAAAGTGATCGCACTGCTGGCGCAAACCCTGGAAAACGGACGAAAAGAAAATTCGCTGATGTTTCAGGGCGATGCGCAGCACGCCGCACAGGTATTTTATTCATTATGGCTGGGGGCAAATTTGCAGGCAAAAATTTCCCGCAGTACCGCGCCGCTGGAAAGTGCACTGGCGCATGTTGAAACACTGATTACCGCGCCTGAGTAA
- a CDS encoding alkene reductase — protein sequence MSQKKLFTPLKVGAFTAPNRVFMAPLTRLRSIEPGDIPTPLMGEYYRQRAGAGLIISEATQISAQAKGYAGAPGLHSPEQIAAWKKITAGVHDAGGHIAVQLWHTGRISHNSIQPGQQAPVAPSAISAGTRTSLRDENGHAIRVDTSMPRALETSEIPGIVNDFRQAVANAREAGFDMAELHSAHGYLLHQFLSPDANHRTDQYGGSRENRARLVLEVVDAVCAEWGPEHIGIRVSPIGSFQNMSNGPDEEADALYLIEELNKRNIAYLHMSEPDWAGGKPYSEDFRRKVRSLFRGVIIGAGAYTPEKAEDLIEKGLIDAVAFGRDYIANPDLAARLAKKVPLNPQRPESFYGGGAEGYTDYPFMS from the coding sequence TTGTCACAGAAAAAACTGTTTACCCCGCTGAAAGTAGGCGCCTTTACCGCACCGAACCGCGTATTTATGGCGCCGCTGACCCGGCTGCGCAGTATCGAACCCGGCGATATCCCGACCCCGCTGATGGGTGAATATTACCGCCAGCGTGCCGGTGCAGGGCTGATTATCTCGGAAGCCACTCAGATTTCGGCACAGGCCAAAGGCTATGCCGGTGCGCCGGGTCTGCACAGCCCGGAACAGATTGCGGCCTGGAAAAAAATCACGGCCGGTGTGCATGACGCAGGCGGCCACATTGCTGTCCAGTTGTGGCATACAGGGCGGATTTCTCATAACAGCATTCAGCCGGGACAACAGGCACCGGTAGCGCCGTCTGCGATCAGTGCCGGTACCCGCACCTCACTGCGTGATGAAAACGGTCATGCTATCCGTGTTGATACTTCCATGCCGCGTGCGCTGGAAACCAGTGAAATCCCGGGGATTGTGAATGATTTCCGTCAGGCGGTAGCTAATGCCCGCGAGGCCGGGTTTGATATGGCAGAGCTGCATTCCGCTCACGGTTATCTGCTGCACCAGTTCTTATCACCGGATGCCAACCACCGTACCGATCAGTACGGCGGCAGCCGCGAAAACCGCGCCCGTCTGGTGCTGGAAGTGGTGGATGCAGTCTGTGCAGAGTGGGGACCGGAACACATCGGGATCCGTGTGTCACCAATCGGTTCTTTCCAGAATATGAGCAACGGCCCGGATGAAGAGGCGGATGCCCTGTATCTGATTGAGGAACTGAATAAACGCAATATCGCCTATCTGCATATGTCTGAACCGGACTGGGCAGGCGGCAAGCCGTACAGCGAAGATTTCCGTCGTAAGGTTCGTTCTCTGTTCCGTGGTGTGATTATCGGTGCCGGGGCTTATACCCCGGAAAAAGCAGAAGATCTGATTGAAAAAGGGCTGATTGATGCGGTGGCATTTGGCCGTGATTATATCGCCAACCCGGATCTGGCCGCGCGTCTGGCGAAAAAAGTACCGCTGAACCCGCAGCGTCCGGAATCCTTCTACGGCGGTGGTGCCGAAGGGTATACCGATTATCCGTTTATGTCATAA
- a CDS encoding ABC transporter ATP-binding protein, with amino-acid sequence MITVNKLNVRKQDKTILTVDFLHLPARGSIALIGPNGSGKSTLIKALSGLDPEVFSAVTLGGKNISRYKGAARMQKIGLIPQSFNPCWDQRTEELISLAAERASDPKAAKEAACRKYELQPLLDKHWHILSGGEKSRVLTAMALMCDPPVIFADEPGAALDIKHRMQLIEDLTAQGKEKLVVVCLHELDMVFRYFESVIVLSQGQLRYFGSSAALLESSLLNEVFDVEFRKIEMDGYSTVYAHTIIRP; translated from the coding sequence ATGATCACAGTGAATAAACTGAACGTCCGTAAACAGGATAAAACAATACTGACGGTTGATTTCCTGCATTTACCCGCCAGAGGCAGCATTGCCCTTATCGGCCCGAACGGCTCCGGTAAATCCACCCTGATAAAGGCCTTATCCGGGCTTGACCCGGAGGTATTCAGCGCCGTTACCCTGGGCGGGAAAAATATCAGCCGTTATAAGGGAGCGGCGCGGATGCAGAAAATCGGTCTTATTCCGCAGAGTTTTAATCCCTGCTGGGATCAGCGCACAGAGGAATTAATTTCACTGGCCGCAGAGCGGGCATCTGACCCGAAAGCCGCAAAAGAAGCCGCCTGCCGCAAATATGAATTACAGCCGTTACTGGATAAACACTGGCATATATTATCAGGCGGGGAAAAAAGCCGGGTACTGACCGCAATGGCACTGATGTGTGATCCGCCGGTGATATTTGCCGATGAACCGGGTGCGGCGCTGGATATAAAACACCGCATGCAGCTGATTGAAGATTTAACGGCACAGGGAAAAGAAAAACTGGTGGTGGTGTGTCTGCACGAGCTGGATATGGTATTCCGCTATTTTGAATCGGTTATTGTGTTATCACAGGGACAACTGCGCTATTTCGGTTCATCCGCCGCACTGCTGGAATCCTCTTTATTAAATGAAGTCTTTGATGTGGAATTCCGCAAAATAGAGATGGATGGTTACAGTACAGTGTATGCACATACGATTATCCGTCCGTAA
- a CDS encoding FecCD family ABC transporter permease, translating to MKIVSLLLIFFAAFIFSACAGHTWESPLKVVSALFYSDDLTSRLLTEWRLPRVITAGFTGALLGLSGAIFQGVFRNPLAEPWLLGSSGGAAIGGTVALLVPLGLPLAVSLPLFAFSGALAAIFIVLSVSRIAGSLDTATLLLTGVAVSAVLNAARSFMMMALSDESTSLQVVLSWILGGIQTPSGEGLIISLILTLAAILLSVYLLSDGLDLMGLDRTMAMSFGLSVERFTVLALIAGSAIVAIAVSLGGVVGFIGLIAPHIARWQVGARHKYVLPASAVIGAALVMFSDALSRSLLPPGEIPLGLITAFIGGPFFIYLLAKRVRKS from the coding sequence GTGAAAATAGTCAGTCTGTTACTCATTTTCTTCGCCGCATTTATTTTCTCCGCCTGTGCGGGACATACATGGGAAAGTCCGCTGAAGGTGGTAAGCGCCCTGTTTTACAGTGATGATTTGACATCCCGCTTATTAACAGAATGGCGTTTACCGCGTGTGATTACCGCCGGATTTACCGGCGCATTACTGGGATTAAGCGGTGCCATTTTTCAGGGAGTATTCCGCAATCCGCTGGCAGAGCCGTGGTTATTAGGATCCTCCGGCGGTGCCGCGATCGGCGGAACAGTGGCATTATTAGTGCCGCTCGGATTACCGCTGGCGGTATCGCTGCCGCTGTTTGCCTTCAGCGGCGCACTGGCGGCGATATTTATTGTGTTATCTGTCTCCCGGATTGCCGGTTCACTGGATACCGCCACATTGTTATTAACCGGGGTGGCGGTCAGTGCGGTATTAAATGCCGCCCGTTCGTTTATGATGATGGCATTATCCGATGAAAGTACCAGCCTCCAGGTGGTATTAAGCTGGATTCTGGGCGGAATACAAACTCCGTCCGGAGAAGGTCTGATCATCAGCCTGATATTAACCCTGGCCGCCATTTTATTATCCGTTTATCTGTTATCTGACGGGCTGGATTTAATGGGACTGGACAGAACAATGGCCATGAGTTTCGGTTTATCCGTTGAACGGTTTACCGTGCTGGCCTTAATTGCCGGATCCGCCATTGTGGCAATTGCCGTTTCACTCGGCGGCGTTGTTGGTTTTATCGGGCTGATTGCCCCGCATATTGCCCGCTGGCAGGTCGGTGCCCGTCATAAATATGTACTGCCCGCCTCCGCTGTTATTGGTGCGGCACTGGTGATGTTCTCCGATGCATTATCACGCAGCCTGCTGCCGCCGGGGGAAATACCGCTCGGGCTGATCACCGCCTTTATCGGCGGCCCTTTCTTTATTTATCTGCTGGCGAAACGGGTGAGAAAATCATGA
- a CDS encoding ABC transporter substrate-binding protein, protein MKVLIIIITLSMALCRALPAFSMMAQLSAPVTLNEKPQRIVTIFSSNTEIVAILGLADNIAGIDAYTYFPDEIKNKPLIGGRLGFSLERIIEQKPDLVIMTPARQATHQLLTPLRKFGIPVLVLEGNSIEEIIHNIRLVAQVTKTTEKGEQVAAEIEQRLHNVQQKPAGYRAPRVIMITGQVSNGLLLVARPQVYKKTPGYTADSILKAGGTLALEEYKQAGPALKQVSPEAVIAADPDIILYTISGDKIRDLLTLPGWSQMKAVKNNDIYPVKSAYVLIPGPRIIDGIEYMSDIFEQWSLRQ, encoded by the coding sequence ATGAAAGTCCTGATTATAATTATCACTCTGAGCATGGCCCTGTGCCGTGCTCTGCCTGCTTTCAGTATGATGGCGCAATTATCTGCGCCGGTCACGCTGAACGAAAAACCGCAGCGTATTGTGACTATCTTTTCATCAAATACCGAAATTGTGGCGATCCTCGGACTGGCTGACAATATCGCCGGTATTGATGCCTACACCTATTTCCCGGATGAAATCAAAAATAAACCGTTAATCGGCGGCCGCCTCGGGTTTTCCCTTGAGCGGATCATTGAACAGAAACCGGATCTGGTGATTATGACCCCTGCCCGCCAGGCCACGCATCAGTTATTAACACCGCTGCGTAAATTCGGCATTCCTGTGCTGGTGCTGGAGGGAAACAGTATTGAGGAAATTATTCATAATATCCGTCTGGTGGCACAGGTCACCAAAACAACGGAAAAAGGCGAACAGGTGGCGGCAGAAATAGAACAGCGGCTGCACAATGTTCAGCAAAAGCCCGCAGGTTACCGCGCACCAAGGGTCATTATGATCACCGGTCAGGTCAGTAACGGGTTATTACTGGTTGCCAGGCCGCAGGTGTATAAAAAAACACCGGGTTACACCGCCGATTCCATTTTAAAAGCGGGCGGAACCCTGGCGCTGGAGGAATATAAACAGGCCGGACCGGCGCTGAAACAGGTATCTCCGGAAGCGGTTATCGCCGCCGACCCGGATATTATTTTGTACACCATTTCCGGAGACAAAATCCGGGATTTACTGACACTTCCCGGCTGGTCACAAATGAAAGCTGTTAAAAATAATGATATTTATCCGGTCAAAAGTGCGTATGTGCTTATTCCCGGCCCGCGGATTATTGATGGCATTGAATATATGTCTGACATCTTTGAGCAATGGAGCCTGAGACAGTGA